The Pseudomonas allokribbensis genome has a window encoding:
- a CDS encoding C4-dicarboxylate transporter DctA codes for MLRWCSRSIFLQVVLGLILGIVCGLTLPEYSAQLKPLGDGFIKLIKMLIGLIVFCVVVSGISGAGDLKKVGRIGLKSVIYFEVLTTIALVIGLVFAFSTGIGSGANIHLEQLSAADMGDIAERGQHMHTTTQFLMDLIPTSVLGAFADNNILQVLLFSVLFGSALNLVGEAASGISRLINELSHVIFRIMGMIVRLAPIGVFGAIAFTTSKYGLDSLQHLGSLVGLFYLTCIAFVALILGLVMRLSGLRMWPLLKYLREELLIVMGTASSDAVLPQIMRKLEHLGIGSSTVGLVIPTGYSFNLDGFSIYLTLAIVFIANATGTPLAMTDLLTILLVSLITSKGAHGIPGSALVILAATLTAIPAIPVVGLVLVLAVDWFMGIGRALTNLIGNCVATVAIARWEKDIDVQRANKVLNGEQGYNFQPRKTVAQAAAKEF; via the coding sequence ATGCTCAGATGGTGCTCGCGTTCAATCTTCCTCCAAGTGGTTCTCGGACTGATTCTCGGCATCGTCTGCGGGCTGACCCTTCCTGAATACTCGGCCCAGCTCAAACCGCTCGGCGACGGTTTCATCAAACTGATCAAGATGCTCATCGGCCTGATCGTGTTCTGCGTGGTGGTCAGCGGCATCAGCGGCGCCGGCGACCTGAAGAAGGTCGGACGCATCGGCCTCAAGTCGGTGATCTACTTCGAAGTGCTGACCACCATCGCGCTGGTGATCGGTCTGGTGTTCGCGTTCAGCACCGGGATCGGCAGCGGCGCCAACATCCATCTGGAGCAACTGTCCGCCGCCGACATGGGCGACATCGCCGAACGCGGCCAGCACATGCACACCACCACCCAGTTCCTGATGGACCTGATCCCGACCTCGGTACTCGGCGCCTTTGCCGACAACAACATCCTGCAAGTGCTGTTGTTCTCGGTGCTGTTCGGCAGCGCGTTGAATCTGGTGGGCGAAGCCGCTTCCGGGATCTCGCGGCTGATCAACGAGCTGAGCCATGTGATCTTCCGCATCATGGGCATGATCGTGCGTCTGGCACCGATCGGCGTGTTCGGTGCCATCGCCTTCACCACCAGCAAATACGGCCTCGATTCCCTGCAACACCTGGGCAGCCTGGTCGGTTTGTTCTACCTGACCTGCATCGCCTTCGTCGCACTGATTCTCGGCCTGGTGATGCGCCTGTCCGGTCTGCGTATGTGGCCGCTGCTCAAGTACCTGCGCGAAGAACTGCTGATCGTCATGGGCACCGCCTCCTCCGACGCCGTGTTGCCGCAGATCATGCGCAAGCTGGAACATCTGGGCATCGGCAGCTCGACCGTCGGGCTGGTGATTCCCACCGGTTACTCGTTCAACCTCGACGGATTTTCGATCTACCTGACCCTGGCCATCGTGTTCATCGCCAACGCCACCGGTACGCCGCTGGCCATGACCGATCTGTTGACGATTTTGCTGGTGTCGCTGATTACCTCCAAAGGTGCCCACGGCATTCCGGGATCGGCGCTGGTGATTCTCGCCGCGACGCTGACGGCCATCCCGGCGATTCCGGTGGTCGGTCTGGTGCTGGTGCTGGCGGTGGACTGGTTCATGGGCATCGGCCGGGCACTGACCAACCTGATCGGCAACTGCGTCGCCACCGTAGCCATCGCCCGCTGGGAAAAGGATATCGATGTGCAACGGGCGAACAAGGTGCTCAACGGCGAGCAGGGCTATAACTTTCAGCCGAGAAAAACGGTCGCTCAAGCGGCGGCCAAAGAATTCTGA
- a CDS encoding FadR/GntR family transcriptional regulator: MITTSTVVNSVVEKLRAALARGQWRSGEMLPGQRELAEQLGISRPSLREAVIVLETLGLVRSMPGKGVVVLDAQASDSQSHDSAVAGASLEDVLQLRYTLEPFIVGLVAQSISSKEVGQLRLTLMDMREALEAGDSEAGVSAYIAFHEELFTLTSNPIFQSVVQQTSNALKQSAEVLRNSPEHLAERLEENEAVVRAIRSKNSAQASAEMRRHILREGQRMGIELNIPDDNLSH, encoded by the coding sequence GTGATTACTACATCAACCGTCGTCAACTCAGTGGTAGAAAAACTCCGGGCCGCCCTCGCCCGTGGCCAGTGGCGCTCCGGCGAGATGCTGCCGGGCCAGCGCGAACTGGCCGAGCAACTGGGCATCAGCCGCCCGAGCCTGCGCGAAGCGGTGATCGTGCTGGAAACCCTCGGTCTGGTGCGTTCGATGCCGGGCAAAGGCGTGGTGGTGCTCGACGCCCAGGCCAGTGACAGTCAAAGCCACGACAGCGCAGTGGCCGGCGCCAGCCTCGAAGATGTGCTGCAACTGCGCTACACCCTCGAACCGTTCATCGTCGGTCTGGTGGCGCAGTCGATCAGCAGCAAGGAAGTCGGGCAACTGCGCCTGACCCTGATGGACATGCGCGAAGCCCTCGAGGCAGGTGACAGCGAGGCCGGCGTCAGCGCTTACATCGCGTTTCACGAAGAGCTGTTCACCCTGACCTCGAACCCGATTTTCCAGAGCGTGGTGCAACAGACCAGCAACGCCCTCAAGCAGAGCGCCGAAGTGCTGCGCAATTCGCCGGAGCACCTGGCCGAACGCCTTGAGGAAAACGAGGCCGTGGTGCGCGCGATCCGCAGCAAGAACAGCGCTCAGGCCAGCGCCGAGATGCGCCGGCATATCCTGCGTGAAGGCCAGCGCATGGGGATCGAGCTGAATATCCCGGATGACAACCTGAGCCACTGA
- a CDS encoding GntR family transcriptional regulator, with protein sequence MNSLATPSHSRQTSAALPFSRLQTPVDELYPRLFDAILEQRLDAASRFTEESLKQMFGVSRADVRRALTQLSHEQIIVLRANHRPRIAAPDAEQTRQALHARRLAENTLVRLACQHAQAEDLKRLRALIERERQAVDKDRRGAAIRLSGEFHLQLAKMAGNAPLAHFLGTLVPLTSLAIARCIESTHSCCGWQDHARIVEAIERDDAAEAVSLMNRHLDHLEQTILSGSTH encoded by the coding sequence ATGAACAGTCTTGCCACGCCGTCGCATTCTCGCCAGACCTCGGCGGCCCTGCCCTTCTCCCGCCTGCAGACGCCGGTGGACGAGCTGTATCCGCGACTGTTCGACGCAATCCTCGAACAACGCCTCGATGCCGCCAGCCGCTTCACCGAAGAGAGCCTGAAGCAGATGTTCGGTGTCAGCCGCGCGGATGTGCGTCGGGCGCTGACCCAACTGTCCCACGAACAGATCATCGTGCTGCGGGCCAACCATCGACCGCGCATAGCCGCGCCGGACGCCGAGCAGACACGTCAGGCCTTGCACGCCCGGCGCCTGGCCGAGAACACGCTGGTGCGACTGGCTTGCCAGCATGCGCAGGCTGAAGACTTGAAACGCCTGCGCGCCTTGATCGAACGCGAACGCCAGGCTGTGGATAAAGACCGACGCGGCGCGGCGATTCGCCTGTCCGGGGAGTTTCATTTGCAGCTGGCGAAAATGGCCGGGAATGCACCGCTGGCGCATTTTCTCGGCACGTTGGTGCCGCTGACCTCACTGGCGATTGCGCGTTGCATTGAAAGCACGCACAGCTGTTGCGGCTGGCAGGATCACGCCCGGATCGTCGAGGCGATCGAGCGTGATGACGCCGCCGAGGCCGTGTCGCTGATGAACCGTCATCTGGATCATCTGGAACAGACGATTCTCAGCGGCTCCACGCACTGA
- the yjiA gene encoding GTPase: MSSPIPVTVLSGFLGAGKTTLLRHLLKAEHGLKIAVIENEFSDAGIDTQLLGDEPVQVMTLANGCVCCTIHTDLTKALYLLLERLDSGEIAFDRLVIECTGLADPAPVAQTFFIDEELRERYLLDGIITLVDAAHAELHLTQTIAQAQIGFADRLLVSKTDLVDEAAFTALSERLTRINRRAPIRVVEHGNIDLAELLDVRGFNLNADLGGGVSLRPVSKAPSIDRISSLVLRTDQPLDIDQLSEFMNELLEEHGKQLLRYKGVLNIAGEDRRLVFQGVLKLYGFDWDTEWAEGEARESVIVFIADDLPEDKIRAGFAKVATD, translated from the coding sequence TTGTCTTCTCCCATCCCGGTCACGGTGCTCAGCGGTTTCCTTGGCGCCGGCAAGACCACCTTGCTGCGCCATCTGTTGAAAGCCGAGCACGGCCTGAAAATCGCCGTGATCGAAAACGAATTCAGCGACGCCGGCATCGACACCCAATTGCTGGGCGACGAGCCGGTGCAAGTCATGACCCTGGCCAACGGCTGCGTCTGCTGCACCATCCACACCGACCTGACCAAAGCCCTGTACCTGCTGCTCGAACGGCTGGACAGCGGCGAAATCGCCTTCGATCGGCTGGTCATCGAGTGCACTGGCCTGGCCGACCCGGCGCCAGTGGCACAGACGTTTTTCATCGACGAAGAACTGCGTGAGCGTTACCTGCTCGACGGCATCATCACCCTTGTCGACGCGGCCCATGCCGAGCTGCACCTGACCCAGACCATCGCGCAGGCGCAGATCGGTTTTGCTGACCGCTTGCTGGTGAGCAAGACCGATCTGGTGGACGAGGCTGCGTTCACCGCACTCAGCGAACGCCTGACCCGTATCAACCGCCGTGCGCCGATTCGCGTGGTCGAACACGGCAACATCGATCTGGCTGAATTGCTAGATGTGCGTGGCTTCAACCTGAATGCCGATCTCGGTGGCGGGGTGAGTCTGCGCCCGGTCAGCAAGGCGCCGTCCATCGACCGGATTTCCAGTCTGGTGTTGCGTACCGATCAGCCACTGGATATCGATCAGCTCAGCGAGTTCATGAACGAATTGCTGGAAGAACACGGCAAGCAATTGCTGCGCTACAAAGGCGTGCTGAACATTGCGGGCGAAGATCGTCGGTTGGTGTTCCAGGGCGTGCTGAAACTTTACGGCTTCGATTGGGACACCGAGTGGGCCGAGGGCGAGGCACGGGAAAGCGTGATCGTGTTTATCGCCGATGATCTGCCGGAAGATAAGATCCGGGCGGGGTTTGCCAAGGTGGCGACGGACTGA
- a CDS encoding YbdD/YjiX family protein has product MFNDLSRLGKYLGQAARLMVGMPDYDTYVEHMQTKHPDKPVMSYEMFFRERQEARYGGKGGPKCC; this is encoded by the coding sequence ATGTTCAATGACCTGAGTCGCCTCGGTAAATACCTCGGTCAGGCCGCGCGCCTGATGGTCGGCATGCCCGACTACGACACGTACGTCGAGCATATGCAAACCAAACACCCGGACAAACCGGTGATGAGCTACGAGATGTTCTTTCGCGAACGTCAGGAAGCCCGTTACGGTGGCAAGGGTGGGCCGAAGTGCTGTTGA
- a CDS encoding carbon starvation CstA family protein → MKNNNSLLRHLPWLVLAIVGACALGVVALRRGEAINALWIVVAAVAIYLVAYRYYSLFIANNVMQLDPRRATPAVLNNDGLDYVPTNKHILFGHHFAAIAGAGPLVGPVLAAQMGYLPGTLWLIAGVVLAGAVQDFMVLFMSTRRNGRSLGDMVREEMGRIPGTIALFGCFLIMIIILAVLALIVVKALAESPWGIFTVMATIPIAMFMGIYMRYIRPGRIGEISVIGVVLLLGSIWLGGQIAADPVWAKAFSFTGVQITWMLIGYGFVAAVLPVWLILAPRDYLSTFLKIGTIIALAIGILVTMPELKMPALTQFVDGTGPVWKGGLFPFLFITIACGAVSGFHALISSGTTPKLLDNETNARYIGYGGMLMESFVAIMAMVAASVIEPGVYFAMNSPAAVVGGDVVAVATAVSNWGFAITPEALQAVAHDIGETTILARAGGAPTLAVGIAQILHSVLPGENTMAFWYHFAILFEALFILTAVDAGTRAGRFMLQDLLGSFVPALKRTESWTANLIATAGCVAMWGWLLYQGVIDPLGGINTLWPLFGISNQMLAGIALMLGTVVLIKMKRQRYIWVTLLPAAWLLICTTTAGFIKLFDANPAVGFLSLAKKYSDALAAGQVIAPAKSVEQMQHVIFNAYTNATLTALFLFVVFSILFYALKVGIAAWGKKERTDKESPFQALPDA, encoded by the coding sequence ATGAAAAATAATAATAGCCTGCTGCGCCACTTACCCTGGCTAGTGCTGGCAATCGTAGGAGCGTGCGCCCTGGGCGTAGTGGCATTGCGCCGAGGCGAGGCGATCAACGCCTTGTGGATCGTGGTCGCCGCCGTGGCCATTTATCTGGTTGCGTACCGTTACTACAGTCTGTTCATCGCTAACAATGTGATGCAACTCGATCCACGCCGGGCCACCCCCGCCGTGCTCAACAATGACGGTCTGGACTACGTTCCGACCAACAAACACATTCTCTTCGGACACCACTTCGCGGCCATCGCCGGCGCGGGGCCTCTGGTCGGTCCGGTACTGGCTGCGCAGATGGGCTACCTGCCCGGCACGCTGTGGCTGATTGCCGGCGTGGTGCTGGCGGGCGCGGTGCAGGACTTCATGGTCCTGTTCATGTCCACCCGTCGCAACGGCCGCTCCCTGGGCGACATGGTGCGTGAAGAAATGGGCCGTATCCCCGGCACCATCGCGCTGTTCGGCTGCTTCCTGATCATGATCATCATCCTCGCGGTACTGGCGCTGATCGTCGTCAAAGCCCTGGCCGAGAGCCCTTGGGGCATCTTCACCGTGATGGCGACCATCCCGATCGCGATGTTCATGGGCATCTACATGCGCTACATCCGCCCGGGCCGCATCGGCGAGATCTCGGTGATCGGCGTGGTGCTGCTGCTCGGTTCGATCTGGCTGGGCGGGCAGATTGCCGCTGACCCGGTGTGGGCCAAGGCCTTCAGCTTCACCGGCGTGCAAATCACCTGGATGCTGATCGGTTACGGCTTCGTTGCCGCTGTGTTGCCGGTCTGGCTGATCCTCGCGCCACGTGACTATCTGTCCACGTTCCTCAAGATCGGTACCATCATCGCCCTGGCGATCGGCATTCTGGTTACCATGCCCGAGCTGAAAATGCCGGCCCTGACCCAGTTCGTCGACGGCACCGGCCCGGTGTGGAAGGGCGGTCTGTTCCCGTTCCTGTTCATCACCATCGCTTGCGGTGCGGTATCGGGCTTCCACGCACTGATCTCGTCCGGCACCACGCCGAAACTGCTGGATAACGAAACCAACGCCCGCTACATCGGTTACGGCGGCATGCTGATGGAATCGTTCGTGGCCATCATGGCCATGGTTGCCGCTTCGGTGATCGAGCCGGGCGTGTACTTCGCCATGAACAGCCCGGCGGCAGTTGTCGGCGGTGACGTGGTGGCTGTTGCGACCGCTGTCAGCAACTGGGGTTTTGCGATTACGCCTGAGGCGCTGCAAGCCGTGGCGCATGACATCGGCGAAACCACCATCCTGGCCCGTGCCGGTGGTGCACCGACCCTGGCGGTCGGTATCGCGCAGATCCTGCACAGTGTCCTGCCGGGTGAAAACACCATGGCGTTCTGGTACCACTTCGCGATCCTGTTCGAAGCGCTGTTCATCCTGACCGCTGTGGACGCCGGCACCCGTGCCGGTCGCTTCATGCTGCAGGATCTGCTCGGCTCCTTCGTGCCGGCGCTGAAACGTACCGAGTCCTGGACCGCCAACCTGATCGCCACCGCCGGTTGTGTGGCGATGTGGGGCTGGTTGCTGTATCAGGGCGTGATCGATCCGCTGGGTGGCATCAACACCTTGTGGCCGCTGTTCGGTATCTCCAACCAGATGCTGGCCGGTATCGCGCTGATGCTCGGCACCGTGGTCCTGATCAAGATGAAGCGTCAGCGCTACATCTGGGTCACTCTGCTGCCGGCTGCCTGGCTGCTGATCTGCACCACGACTGCAGGCTTCATCAAGTTGTTCGACGCCAACCCGGCTGTCGGCTTCCTGTCGCTGGCCAAGAAGTACAGCGATGCACTGGCCGCAGGCCAAGTGATCGCACCGGCCAAGAGCGTCGAGCAGATGCAGCACGTGATCTTCAACGCTTACACCAACGCAACGCTGACCGCGCTGTTCCTGTTCGTGGTATTCAGCATCCTGTTCTATGCGCTCAAGGTCGGCATCGCCGCCTGGGGCAAAAAAGAGCGTACGGATAAAGAATCGCCGTTCCAGGCCCTGCCGGACGCGTAA
- a CDS encoding PilZ domain-containing protein has translation MSEHPSERRRFKRIAFDARTELSQGEYIWPVKLIDLSLKGLLIERPEPWLGDETQDFNVDIHLSDDTDIQMDVQLAHDDHGQLGFQCRHISLESIQRLRRLIELNLGDEAELERELGALMEL, from the coding sequence ATGAGCGAGCACCCGTCCGAGCGTCGCCGCTTCAAACGTATCGCGTTCGATGCCAGAACCGAATTGAGCCAGGGTGAATACATCTGGCCGGTGAAGCTGATCGACCTGTCGCTCAAGGGATTGTTGATCGAGCGGCCGGAGCCGTGGCTGGGGGATGAAACGCAGGACTTCAACGTCGACATTCACCTGAGCGACGACACCGACATCCAGATGGATGTGCAACTGGCGCACGACGATCATGGCCAACTGGGTTTCCAGTGCCGGCACATCAGCCTGGAATCGATCCAGCGCCTGCGCCGCCTGATCGAGCTCAACCTCGGGGATGAGGCCGAGCTCGAACGAGAGCTTGGCGCGTTGATGGAGCTCTGA
- the radA gene encoding DNA repair protein RadA has translation MAKAKRMYGCTECGATFPKWAGQCGECGAWNTLTETMVESGGAAAPSGRTGWAGQQAQIKTLAEVSIEEIPRFSTASGELDRVLGGGLVDGSVVLIGGDPGIGKSTILLQTLCNLAKTMPALYVTGEESQQQVAMRARRLGLPQDQLRVMTETCIETIIATARQEKPKVMVIDSIQTIFTEQLQSAPGGVSQVRESAALLVRYAKQSGTAIFLVGHVTKEGALAGPRVLEHMVDTVLYFEGESDGRLRLLRAVKNRFGAVNELGVFGMTDKGLKEVSNPSAIFLTRAQEEVPGSVVMATWEGTRPMLVEVQALVDDSHLANPRRVTLGLDQNRLAMLLAVLHRHGGIPTHDQDVFLNVVGGVKVLETASDLALMAAVMSSLRNRPLPHDLLVFGEVGLSGEVRPVPSGQERLKEAAKHGFKRAIVPKGNAPKEAPPGLQIIAVTRLEQALDSLFE, from the coding sequence ATGGCCAAGGCCAAGCGCATGTACGGCTGCACCGAGTGCGGCGCAACCTTTCCCAAGTGGGCCGGGCAGTGCGGCGAATGCGGCGCGTGGAACACCCTGACCGAAACCATGGTCGAGAGTGGCGGTGCCGCCGCCCCGAGCGGGCGCACCGGCTGGGCCGGGCAACAGGCGCAGATCAAGACCCTGGCCGAAGTCAGCATCGAAGAGATTCCGCGTTTTTCCACAGCCTCCGGCGAGCTGGACCGAGTGCTCGGCGGTGGTCTGGTGGACGGCTCGGTGGTGCTGATCGGCGGTGATCCGGGTATCGGCAAGTCGACGATTCTGTTGCAGACCCTGTGCAACCTCGCCAAGACCATGCCGGCGCTGTACGTCACCGGTGAGGAATCCCAGCAACAAGTGGCGATGCGCGCACGCCGCCTGGGGTTGCCGCAGGATCAACTGCGGGTCATGACCGAAACCTGCATCGAAACCATCATCGCCACCGCCCGTCAGGAAAAACCCAAGGTGATGGTGATCGATTCGATCCAGACGATTTTCACCGAACAACTGCAATCGGCACCGGGCGGCGTGTCCCAGGTACGCGAAAGTGCGGCGTTGCTGGTGCGTTACGCCAAGCAAAGCGGCACGGCGATTTTCCTGGTCGGCCACGTCACCAAGGAAGGCGCATTGGCCGGCCCGCGTGTTCTGGAGCACATGGTCGACACTGTGCTGTATTTCGAAGGCGAGTCCGATGGCCGGTTGCGCCTGCTGCGGGCGGTGAAAAACCGTTTCGGCGCGGTCAACGAGTTGGGTGTGTTCGGCATGACCGACAAGGGCCTGAAAGAAGTCTCCAACCCTTCGGCAATTTTTCTCACCCGCGCTCAGGAAGAAGTCCCGGGCAGTGTGGTAATGGCAACGTGGGAAGGCACCCGGCCGATGCTGGTGGAAGTCCAGGCGCTGGTGGATGACAGTCATCTGGCCAACCCGCGTCGGGTCACTCTGGGTCTGGATCAGAACCGTCTGGCGATGTTGCTGGCGGTGTTGCATCGCCACGGCGGCATTCCGACTCACGATCAGGACGTGTTCCTCAACGTGGTCGGCGGGGTGAAGGTGCTGGAAACCGCATCCGACCTGGCGTTGATGGCCGCCGTCATGTCGAGTCTGCGCAACCGTCCGTTGCCCCACGATCTGCTGGTGTTCGGCGAAGTCGGTTTGTCTGGTGAGGTACGTCCGGTGCCGAGCGGTCAGGAGCGTTTGAAGGAAGCGGCCAAGCACGGCTTCAAGCGCGCGATCGTGCCCAAGGGCAACGCGCCGAAGGAAGCGCCTCCAGGCTTGCAGATCATTGCAGTGACGCGTCTGGAACAGGCGCTGGATTCACTCTTCGAGTAA
- a CDS encoding ankyrin repeat domain-containing protein yields MRVCLSLLLGCLSFATMAAPAEQDPDALKAQLQDYYFNAAREGDIAVLDTFIEAGYSLDTRDAKGYTALMLAAYHGEGDAVDKLLAAGANACAQDQRGNTALMGAIFKGELQIARRLMATDCNPDQRNGAGQTAAMYAGLFKREALLDALKARGADLNAQDPLGNSAARLASGEIRTAAPR; encoded by the coding sequence ATGCGTGTCTGTCTTTCGCTGTTGCTGGGCTGTCTGTCGTTCGCGACCATGGCCGCACCGGCCGAACAGGACCCTGATGCGCTCAAGGCGCAGTTGCAGGACTACTACTTCAATGCCGCCCGTGAGGGCGATATCGCCGTACTCGACACCTTCATCGAGGCGGGCTATTCCCTGGATACCCGGGATGCCAAGGGTTACACCGCGCTGATGCTCGCGGCCTACCACGGCGAAGGTGACGCGGTGGACAAGTTGCTGGCTGCCGGGGCGAATGCCTGTGCCCAAGATCAGCGCGGAAACACCGCCCTGATGGGGGCCATATTCAAAGGGGAATTGCAGATCGCCCGTCGACTGATGGCTACCGACTGCAACCCGGACCAACGCAACGGGGCGGGTCAGACCGCTGCGATGTACGCAGGGCTGTTCAAGCGTGAGGCATTGCTCGACGCCCTCAAGGCCAGGGGCGCCGATCTGAACGCGCAAGATCCGTTGGGCAACAGCGCCGCGCGTCTGGCCAGCGGGGAAATCCGTACCGCCGCGCCGCGCTGA
- the katB gene encoding catalase KatB — protein sequence MNSTLGSGVLPLRRTVGVLAASLLTFSVNAAPLTRDNGAAVGDNQNSQTAGANGPVLLQDVQLIQKLQRFDRERIPERVVHARGTGAHGTFTVTNDLSDLSKAKVFAAGQVTPVFVRFSAVVHGNHSPETLRDPRGFATKFYTADGNWDLVGNNFPTFFIRDAIKFPDMVHAFKPDPRTNLDDDSRRFDFFSHVPEATRTLTELYSNSGTPASYREMDGNGVHAYKLVNDKGEVHYVKFHWKSLQGIKNLDPEQVAKVQGRDYSHMTNDLVTNINKGNFPKWDLYIQVLNPQDLSKFDFDPLDATKIWPNVPERKVGQMVLNRNPANVFQETEQVAMAPANIVPGIEPSEDRLLQGRVFSYADTQMYRLGANALQLPINAPKVAVNNGNQDGAMNFGASNTGVNYQPSRLHPREEPQGARYSQTSLQGSTQQAKIQREQNFKQAGDLYRSFSKKERQDLIESFGGSLASTDDESKHIILSFLYKADPEYGAGVTKVAKGDLDRVKALAAKLVD from the coding sequence ATGAATTCCACACTTGGTTCAGGGGTATTGCCCCTTCGCCGTACCGTCGGCGTATTGGCCGCCAGCCTGCTGACCTTTTCCGTGAACGCCGCGCCTCTGACCCGGGATAACGGTGCGGCGGTAGGCGATAACCAGAACTCGCAAACCGCCGGCGCCAATGGCCCGGTGCTGTTGCAGGACGTGCAACTGATCCAGAAACTGCAGCGCTTCGACCGCGAGCGTATTCCCGAGCGCGTCGTGCATGCCCGTGGCACCGGTGCTCATGGCACGTTCACCGTCACCAACGATCTCAGTGATCTGAGCAAGGCCAAGGTGTTCGCTGCCGGCCAGGTCACACCGGTTTTCGTGCGCTTCTCTGCTGTGGTTCATGGCAATCATTCCCCGGAAACGTTGCGTGACCCGCGGGGCTTCGCGACCAAGTTCTACACCGCTGACGGTAACTGGGATCTGGTCGGTAACAACTTCCCGACGTTCTTCATCCGCGACGCCATCAAGTTCCCGGACATGGTGCATGCTTTCAAGCCTGATCCGCGCACTAACCTGGACGACGACTCGCGCCGTTTCGACTTCTTCTCTCATGTACCGGAAGCCACTCGTACATTGACCGAGCTGTATTCCAACTCAGGGACACCCGCCAGTTATCGGGAGATGGATGGCAACGGTGTGCACGCCTACAAGTTGGTCAACGACAAGGGTGAAGTGCACTACGTGAAGTTTCACTGGAAAAGTTTGCAGGGGATCAAGAATCTCGATCCTGAACAAGTCGCAAAAGTTCAGGGTCGTGACTACAGTCACATGACCAATGATCTGGTAACTAATATCAACAAAGGCAATTTTCCGAAGTGGGACTTGTACATTCAGGTCCTGAATCCGCAAGATTTGTCCAAGTTTGATTTCGATCCACTGGACGCAACCAAGATCTGGCCCAATGTTCCTGAACGGAAAGTTGGACAAATGGTCTTGAACCGCAATCCGGCAAATGTCTTCCAGGAAACTGAACAGGTGGCCATGGCGCCGGCCAATATTGTTCCCGGTATCGAGCCTTCGGAAGATCGCTTGTTACAAGGCCGAGTGTTCTCTTATGCCGATACTCAAATGTATCGCCTGGGTGCCAATGCCCTGCAACTCCCCATCAACGCTCCAAAAGTTGCGGTGAACAATGGTAATCAGGATGGCGCGATGAACTTCGGCGCCAGCAATACGGGCGTGAACTACCAGCCGAGCCGCCTGCACCCGCGTGAGGAGCCGCAAGGCGCACGGTACAGCCAGACGTCCCTGCAAGGCAGCACTCAGCAGGCGAAAATCCAGCGTGAGCAGAACTTCAAGCAGGCCGGTGATCTGTATCGATCCTTCAGCAAGAAGGAGCGTCAGGATCTGATCGAGAGCTTTGGCGGTTCGCTGGCGAGCACCGATGACGAGAGCAAGCACATCATCCTGTCCTTCCTCTATAAGGCTGATCCGGAGTACGGCGCCGGCGTGACGAAGGTGGCCAAGGGTGACCTGGATCGGGTCAAGGCCCTGGCGGCCAAACTGGTCGACTAA
- the mscL gene encoding large-conductance mechanosensitive channel protein MscL, with protein sequence MGVLSEFKAFAVKGNVVDMAVGIIIGAAFGKIVSSFVGDVIMPPIGLLIGGVDFSDLAITLKAAEGSAPAVVMAYGKFIQSILDFIIVAFAIFMGVKAINRLKREEAVAPTLPPVPTKEEELLGEIRDLLKAQNNRP encoded by the coding sequence ATGGGCGTGCTCAGCGAGTTCAAGGCCTTCGCGGTCAAAGGCAATGTGGTCGACATGGCCGTCGGTATCATCATCGGTGCGGCCTTCGGCAAAATCGTTTCGTCGTTTGTCGGTGACGTCATCATGCCGCCAATCGGCCTGCTGATCGGTGGGGTGGACTTCAGTGACCTGGCGATAACCCTGAAAGCCGCCGAGGGCAGCGCCCCTGCGGTCGTTATGGCCTACGGCAAGTTCATCCAGAGCATTCTGGACTTCATCATCGTCGCCTTCGCGATTTTCATGGGCGTCAAAGCCATCAACCGCCTGAAACGCGAAGAAGCCGTCGCTCCGACCTTGCCACCAGTGCCAACCAAGGAAGAAGAACTGCTGGGTGAGATCCGCGATCTGCTCAAGGCCCAGAACAATCGGCCCTGA